The following proteins are co-located in the Dromiciops gliroides isolate mDroGli1 chromosome 2, mDroGli1.pri, whole genome shotgun sequence genome:
- the SLU7 gene encoding pre-mRNA-splicing factor SLU7, which yields MSAAVAEAINSGPPGGSNDMGLEEPKKMTREDWRKKKELEEQRKLGNAPAEVDEEGKDINPHIPQYISSVPWYIDPSKRPTLKHQRPQPEKQKEYSSSGEWYKRGVKENIVTTKYRKGACENCGAMTHKKKDCFERPRRVGAKFTGTNIAPDEHIQPQLMFDYDGKRDRWNGYNSEEHMKIVEEYAKVDLAKRTLKAQKLQEELASGKLMEQVNSPKHQWGEEEPNSQTERDHNSEDEDEDKYADDIDMPGQNFDSKRRITVRNLRIREDIAKYLRNLDPNSAYYDPKTRAMRENPYANAGKNPDEVSYAGDNFVRYTGDTISMAQTQLFAWEAYDKGSEVHLQADPTKLELLYKSFKVKKEDFKEQQKESILEKYGGQEHLDAPPSELLLAQTEDYVEYSRHGTIIKGQERAIACSKYEEDVKINNHTHIWGSYWKEGRWGYKCCHSFVKFSYCTGEAGKEIANADEYIPDDAVGEEQTSRPKTLMELHQEKQKEEKKKKKKKKHRKSSSDSEGEEKKKHEKLKKALNAEEARLLHVKEIMQLDERKRPYNSMYEAREPTEEEMEAYRMKRQRPDDPMASFLGQQ from the exons ATGTCGGCCGCTGTTGCAGAAGCAATAAACTCTGGTCCCCCAGGGGGATCAAATGACATGGGTTTGGAAGagccaaagaaaatgacaagggaagactggagaaagaaaaaggagctaGAAGAACAGAGAAAGCTGGGTAATGCCCCAGCTGAAGTAGATGAAGAAGGAAA AGATATCAATCCTCATATTCCTCAGTACATCTCTTCTGTGCCGTGGTATATAGATCCATCAAAAAGACCCACACTAAAGCATCAGAGACCCCAACCTGAGAAACAAAAAGAGTACAGTTCATCTGGAGAATGGTATAAGAGGGGCGTAAAAGAG AATATTGTGACTACAAAATACCGCAAGGGAGCTTGTGAAAATTGTGGGGCTATGACgcacaaaaaaaaagactgctttgAG AGACCTAGGCGTGTTGGTGCCAAATTCACAGGAACTAACATTGCACCAGATGAACACATACAACCTCAGCTTATGTTTGACTATGATGGTAAAAGAGATCGGTGGAATGGCTACAACTCAGAGGAACATATGAAGATTGTGGAAGAATATGCTAAAGTTGACCTG GCTAAACGTACACTGAAAGCTCAGAAACTACAGGAAGAATTAGCTTCAGGAAAGTTAATGGAACAAGTG AATTCTCCAAAACATCAGTGGGGAGAAGAAGAACCAAATTCTCAGACG GAAAGAGACCATAACAGtgaagatgaggatgaagatAAGTATGCAGATGACATTGATATGCCTGGACAGAATTTTGACTCTAAAAGACGAATTACAGTCCGGAATCTCAGGATTCGAGAAGACATTGCTAAG tatttGCGAAATTTAGATCCCAATTCTGCCTACTATGATCCAAAAACAAGAGCAATGCGAGAGAATCCCTATGCTAATGCAGGAAAGAATCCTGATGA agTTAGTTATGCAGGAGACAATTTCGTTCGATACACTGGAGATACCATTTCAATGGCACAAACACAAT TGTTTGCCTGGGAGGCTTATGACAAAGGGTCTGAAGTGCATCTCCAAGCAGATCCAACAAAACTGGAGTTGTTGTATAAATCATTTAAAGTCAAGAAAGAAGATTTCaaagaacaacagaaagaaaGCATCCTAGAGAAG tatGGAGGCCAAGAACACCTGGATGCTCCTCCTTCTGAGTTACTGTTAGCTCAAACAGAAGACTATGTGGAATATTCAAGGCATGGAACAATCATCAAAGGACAAGAGCGAGCTATTGCCTGCTCTAAATATGAAGAGGATGTCAAGATCAATAATCATACA CATATCTGGGGTTCCTATTGGAAAGAAGGTCGATGGGGATACAAGTGCTGTCACTCCTTTGTCAAGTTTTCCTACTGCACTGGAGAAGCTGGGAAGGAAATTGCT AATGCAGATGAATATATTCCTGATGATGCTGTGGGAGAAGAGCAGACAAGCAGACCAAAAACTCTGATGGAG CTTCaccaagagaaacagaaagaggagaagaagaagaaaaagaagaagaaacacagGAAGAGTAGCTCTGACAGTGAgggtgaagaaaagaagaaacatgaaaaaCTGAAAAAG GCATTAAATGCAGAGGAGGCACGCCTCCTCCATGTCAAGGAGATCATGCAGTTAGATGAAAGGAAGAGGCCCTACAATAGCATGTATGAAGCCCGAGAgcctacagaagaggaaatggaggcatacAGGATGAAACGCCAGAGGCCAGATGACCCCATGGCTTCTTTCCTTGGACAGCAATGA